Genomic DNA from Lactuca sativa cultivar Salinas chromosome 8, Lsat_Salinas_v11, whole genome shotgun sequence:
ACTGCTATCTAcgactatgcctagaccaaaccactatacagggtctttcaatctccccattggtttggactagctcgaCCCCATTCCTTTCTTTACCAGCATGACATCCACTTGGCCCATAGCGCCATTCCACATCTTCTTGCTCAAAATTTCAGCAACCATCCTGGTATACGCCTTGGCTCCCTGCTCATAGATATCTTCAACCACTTTGATTTGCAAATTGCTCAGATAATGAATATCCCATTTCCTGAACTGCAGTAGGTCTCTTCAATCATACAACCATATGCACCCATTCTTGAGCTTAATGACTGCACcacaagtactctcatcataaaCCCAGCACTCCATAGAACCGAGCGATCCATCTTTATAACCTTGAACAATGGGAAATTGTTTAACTTGAGACGTGGGTGGCCACATAACCAATTGTACAGGTTTATCAGAAGAGGCTTCAAACACATATGGATGTTCCAGAATGACTGACTCAGCAGTTGGCATTGTAGGAAATcccttctttacttgctcatctagaAAGAATTTGAACTGCGAAACCTGAGGATTGTTTAATAGATTGATAAAAGGAGCTTGTGATAACTCCGCAAGATCAACCCTTGTCAATGAACTAAAAGCACGAACATCCTTATACAACTCTGAATTACCGTTCTTGCGAATAATAATGCCAAAGTCGAAgaggatcatgaaatccccaagCAGCTACACCCGATCGATCTCCAAAAGTATCTCTGAAACGAACAATTTCAAGATCAGTGACGGTGATCAAGGATTCCCCTTTAGAATTGCTCTGAGTAACATTTCGCTTAAATAATAACTGCCCCCTTTCagcatcatcttcttgatttttccGAATGATCTCTTGAATATGAGAAGCCATAGGAGGAACAGCTCCAATACGTTCAGCAGAACCAGAAGATTGACCAGCTGGCACATCTACTGGATATGCTTGCACATGTAAATTTATTCTTTGTTCTTCTACGCTTGTTTTATACTTCTCACCAAAATCATCCTCCAGTTTCTTTTTCAATTCGAAGTAGCTTGAAGTCAGCAGATTGAAATGTTCTTGAAGGTCAGAAATCTGCTTATTTTTTACTTTCCTATCCCTTCTAACTTCTGCGAGTTGTCCGCCAAGATAAGTTCTATCTGACTGAAGTTTAGACACTTGAGTACGAAGCTCAATGTTCTGAGCACGAAGTTCAGCTACTTGAATGTCAAGCTCTATGTTCTTCTGACTTAATACAGAGATCTCCTTTCGTAAACTATCAATAGATGGATCATCATCAGGAGCACCCCCTTCGTTCATAGAAATGTTCTTTCCTTAAGGACTAGGCGAACGAAGCTGTTCTTCTGCCATATGCAAAGCTAGTCTCTCAGAAGCGGCATCCCTATTGAATCTTGGAACAGGAAAACCAGGCGGAGCTGAAGGGCCACCAACATCAAACACTGAACTAGGTCCAGTTGCAAACATCTTTGTTGCGGAAAGTCGTGTAGTAGCAGTAGTAATTGGTGGTGTAGGAAGACCACTGACCAAACTAGTAATTAGCTCGGATTGTCTTTCATCAAGTCTTCTCCTCTTTGATTGAGGTTGGTCAGCCTGTGGAGGTATTATACTAACAAATGGTTCAGATGTAGGAGAAATAGACACAGGAGGGGAACATCCCACAACTACCTCCATTGGAATTGAAGCTGACACCATCTGCTCAGAAGTTGGAGTAAGAGTTTCGATCGATTTTCTCATCTCAGTTGACGGCAAAACACTATCATCGACATTTTGAAAAATCGTGTCAAATATCTCGTTGGACACAACATTAGCGCTACTAGCTAAAGAAGCCGCAATATCATCATTATCAAACCCCGTAAGATCAAGATCTTCAAATGAGTCATGTCCATCATCACCAGTACCTATTTCCCTTTCATCCTGTCTTTCATTCGACTCATGTTCATGACTAGAAGCACTTTGATCTCTCTGAGTTGgtgaatcttcatcatcttcagtcaCATCTATCACAATGTTTGCTGGAGTCGAACCCTCAGTAGACGTTTTCTCAGAAGAAGTTGGTTCTGATGATTCGTATGACACTGGCGTCTCATCCAATTCTGTAAACTTTCCGAATTTTTCCAATGGATAACGCCCTCGAAAGACAATTTTTCCTCTTCGGTTTTGCTTAATGACTCCCACAGTGTGTGGACCCAAAGATTTCATATCCAAAGTGTCTCTCGCCTTTCTAACCTCAGGAAACTGCATCTCGACAAACACTTGAATGAAGCGGGGATATTGGAGAAAGGTATCCCTTGTAGAAGCCCGGATGTTTATGACAAATTCCTCTAGGATGAACTTTGAGAAATTGAAATGAATTCCAGAGGCCAAAGACACCAATGCACCAGTTGTGCGTTGAGAAATTTCATCAGCCCCACTCCTTCTACCGGATATGCAACTTACGAACACATGAGCCAGAAATCTCCAATACGGATGAAGCAGCTTTTTCAACGTTGGCGGGTAGGTTCCTTCATAACTCATCCGTCGTAGTATTCTCTGAACATCTTCTATGCCAATTTCCGTCGGATAGTTAGGTTGATCATCAATCAGCAGCGCGTTTCGAACAAAGCTTTCATCGATTTCGATATCTCGTCCTTGCACCTTCGCCGGGACAGTGAAATTTCCATCATCATCCATCTGCGTCCTTGCCGTCTCCCAAAATTCACGAACGATGTTCTGATAGATCACCGGATTGACTGTCAACGCTGATGCAACACAACATTCACGCAACCTGTGAACCATTGAAAGCATATCGGAATGAACGACAGGTGGATCAGCAAGAACTATCGCCAGATTGTGCATGTCTGCAAACTTGAGATTTGCCATTTTCCTGCACTCAAACACAGTTGTAAGAAACCGACACCAACAATAAAACTTATTTTGACCAAAAATATGACAATAAATTTatgatcaaaataaaaattatttattaatgaTGTATGTTTACTGctcttcaaaaaaattaaaaaaataaaccttttgacaattttggttcttgggccgtaaactctagtttacggcctaaggaaccCTTAAAAAACGGTTTGGTTCATGGTTTAAGCGAGGAAAACATGCAATCGTTACCCAGTTAAAATAACAGCTTGAATCGACAAttgttctttggccgtaaactctagtttacggcctagaaattACTTCGAAAACACAATGCACAATTATCATAGAGGTCTTTCAAACAATCCAGAATAATTACACTCGAATTCACGGGCCGTAaactgggagtttacggcctatgaatgtCTACACTGAAAAGAGGCTTAAAATTGATCTTTCTCTTTGAAATGACGAACGGAAAGCACATAGTCGTGAACATAACGAGAAATAGCATCATAATAAAATAGTTTCGAATCCAAATCATCAAGtttcagagtttacggcctaagcttacggccgtaaactcctcggcttgggtttatttaatttttaaacaCAATGCGATGTGATTCCGTGAAACAAAATATATATTCGAGATCTCACGATGCTACCTTCACGATGATATACTCGTTTTTCTGAAAATCGAAGAAAATTTTTTTGACACCTTGAGAGCTTTTGGGGGTGGTTTGCGGCCGGAAACTGTTGAGTGGGGAGAttccggccgtgaactccccaTTTTTACCTTTTTACCTTTTCACCTTTCTTACCCTCCTGCCTGATAGCTACCCAGTCTTTCTAATTTTTCgccaattaattaaaaaaacttttgaggattaatttaatttttaaaaaaacttttaaaataaaaactaacacaCCATAATTTTAAATGCtagaaaaataaaagtaaaataaaattaacataaaatttgaagttgtaaaaattaaataaaaataaaaataaaaataaaagtaaaaattaaaataaaaataaaattaaaaataaaatagaataaaaatCAACGTCAAGGAAATTAAGAGACACTTTAACTACCACTtcttttgtgatgcttggatcaaagttattggacggccttattctacttgtcggtacccttatcttcacatttTCGTCTGACCGATtgtcagtattgtggtccacttaagcgcgaaggatttgtgacatttttggacattttaccaatgacatgattcgggcatatacctaattgtaaatttctgGTAATTATGATAACTCCTTAATCTTACGTGAAAttaccttatgaccatttaattgactacaaccagggatattgttgtccacctaaattgagcagcgagatctacagacaatctgtaagagttcaatttttaggtgtactggaacgtgtttcccgcttcctgatatgccccagccatcaagaacttccagagtactccttacaccgggtgagcagacaatcattcagagagagaagggatacataattctattgctaactacttcagaggggttgagaagaagaaggttgcatatgctgtgtaccaggtcggattagaagtcacgcaaaggagacagcatatggctaacagatgagaagtttttcacacatatatttcacgcacatatatatttcctacagagaaatggagttgcatatgttgtgtaccaggtcggattagaagtcgcgcaaaggagacaacatatgactaacagaaagaaagaaagaaaacgattttctacagacctaatttatcggaatttaccagtcgccccatccaatcggaattaaggacagaatccgcacattgaggaaaagttaagccacagttccaagtacgggttcaattaatgtgacaagtagattctcatgtttatctccctgctcaacctatccgagcgtcgtgatgtcagattaaacggatctaactaggtcaaaatttgtcgagtccttaaatttattaggttcaactttcctagtcaagtccctttttttttaaatctttcgcgcctaccagcacatcgagcacagagcgtagacgattcaacttaggtacgttacgccgattcaggtcGTCCTTTATCACTTATTAATATCATTTCCCATCATAGTACTTACAACGAAGGCTGCTAacaaaaatttttaaatttctgaattgaaatgacactattttggatttttactgaaatgacactatttttggatttttataattttttgttgtttttggattttctttctccccctaaatttgtgcatggttgagaatttaaacaaaagaaaaatgcgcaaatttaaacaaaCCTAACAAAAATTGAAGACAAACTTAGTAAAATTTGAAGATAGACTAACAagaccaaaaaaaataaaaaataaaaataaaataaaaaaataaaaacaaacaaagagaaaagaaaaaattaatcctcaaaacgtatcattttcagaaatcccacaagcacatcaaaacgagctttgttaaaaggttttgtgAATAAGTCAGCCACATTGTTATCAGTGTGGACTTGTTCGATTCGAATTAAagatcgttcataacagtctctgataaagtgaattttaatatcgatgtgcttggttttagagtgttggactgggttcttagcaaattatcacaatagataggggtttTTTGAGTAATTCAAatcgtagtccaacagctgatgttggatccaaatgACTTAAGAACAACAAGCTGATGCTGCCACATATTCCGCCTCTGCTATCGAAGTCGAGACAGTgtgctgcttcttgcattgccatgaaactagtctgtcacctaggtattgacatcctcctgaagttgatttcctgtcaagctcacaacctccataattactgtcagtaaaagcataaagattaaattcagaattcttcggataccaaagacccaatttagggcttcctttgatatatcgaaaaattcttttaacagcaataagatgagagagtttaggattagcctgatagcgtgcgcattgacaaactgcgaaCATAATGTCTGttcgacttgcagtaagatacattagggaTCTGATCATCAATCGATAAAGAGTTTGATCTACGGGTTCGCCTTCTGGATCTGGAGTCAGGAGGggtcgttcagccatcggtgttgaggcagatttagcatcatgaagtgcgaacttctcaagaatatcatccacatacttggcctgatgaagaaggatgccggttgaattctgtttaacctgaagccccaaaaacatggtcatttctcccaaagaactcacttcaaatcttttcttcattacactttcgaactccttgcaaagttgTTGGCTAGTTGATCCAAAGATTATGTCGTCGACGTATATTTGAACAAGTATCTGGTCCTTGTCGACATGCTTTATAAACAATGTTTGATCGATAGTACCTCGTGTATAGCCatgttcgagcaaatgctttgttagagttgcataccatgctctaggagcttgatgcagcccatacAACGCCttatccaacttgtagacatgattaggaaacttcaggtcgacaaaccctggaggttgatcaacgtagatttcttccttcaccttgccatacaagaaggcagtcttgacatccatttgaaaaacagtgAAGttcatgttggaatagtgtctaaggctgtaactatatccagttgtgcatggtccttttgggttgccttcatcatagcaacttgataggatgatttattaagagagagtaaatattattaatatattatgggaataatataatgaataatatatatttgttatttgattaatataagtcatagaattaattagaattaatttggtgacttaaagagattaattaaataaaggggtataaactgtcaattgtttgatagttaagctttagactgtaaatccatttggatatactatggacggattctagaggctTTAGGATAGCTTAAATtgtccatatacttatctatggaatggatttgggtagctttaagagaagattatccaattagggtttaggttgtaacccttaaggagtctacaagtataaatagaccccatgacatagggaattcgacacttctgaaaaagcaagagaactctggtcaaattcctcccctctcctctctcctaaatcattcttattgctattggtgtttgtaagccattagaggagtgacacttgtgactctagaagctccaagacctcaagatcaacaaggaattcaaaggtatgattctagatctgtttcaatgttcttatttaacctaattagtaattagaagtcttggattcaaaagcatgtttagtagaaagcctagatccaagcattagggttttgcatgcgcacataggaaagttcttatggctaaaacccatcagtggtatcagagcctagcttggttttctgtaaattgttgcttgattaactgaaacaaacctgcaaaattcgatttttggtttctgagtcatggactcggcgagtctcaaagtggactcggcgagtaggcctgactcggcgagtccctttgtgcactcggcgagtccaggcgtcaggaatggccagatttgggatttctttgtgtttatcttatcttaacttaccataaactaattagatcaatattaattcgtttttctgataaatataattattatcttgatctagttaaaggtaattatcaactaattaaatatttaatttccttatatgataattaattaattattttgattattttggtaattatcttaaaagaaatcttgaataaatcaaatatagataattaggatattaattgttaattggaattatttgttatttgatcctccatgttttaaatgtttaaaacctaccctcttgttttgaaatttacttttgtgattaaaagttttaatttagacaacttaaatttcaaaccctagatttttaaaagttttaaaatacaaacctatactaatatgatattactagaataatatatatatatatatatatatatatatatatatatatatatatatatatatatatatatatgtataactaaatgctagtcttaccgttagtaggcctcattcacgaagccaatctataaggtgggtataaggttgcggcctataaaatggcgcttaatgggtgtacactcacacctaccgcttgcttgattggtggagggtcgttagccgaacgggtaggatagggcaacctcatcctctcattaaaagtataataagaaatataaagtaactacacatattttttaaaaatttcccaatcctagttactttaggaaaagtgaattgatgcaatcccatgaaattacactttgcaccttgctaagatgttagtggagcgtgtgtggtttaccggcacaattCCAGTAACAATAATTCCAGTAACGAGAATTCCAGTAACGAGAATTCTAGTAACGAGAATTCCAGTAACGATTACATTTCTAGTTCCATTTCTAGTCAAAGTGAAAATAGTAGTCAAAACGAGGATATCACAACGAGTGATCAAACTATACCAGAAAGTTCTACTCATATGGGTGTAACTCAACAATACCGGCATTTGTGGGTTCAATGCGAAAATTGTTATGGATTAAATTATAAGAAATTTTTTAAATCAAAGATGCATCTTTGTGAACAATGTGGATATCATTTGAAAATGAGTAGTTCAGATAGAATCGAACTTTTGATCGATCCGGGCACTTGGGAGCCTATGGATGAAGACATGGTCTCTCTGGATCCCATTGAATTTCATTCGGAGGAGGAGCCTTATAAAAATCGTATCGATTCTTATCAAAGAAATACAGGATTAACCGAGGCTGTTCAAACAGGCAGAGGGCAACTAAACGGTATTACCGTAgcaattggggttatggattttCAGTTTATGGGAGGTAGTATGGGATCCGTAGTCGGGGAGAAAATTACCCGTTTGATTGAATACGCTACTAAAGAATTTCTACCTCTTATTATAGTGTGTGCTTCCGGAGGGGCACGCatgcaagaaggaagtgtgaGCTTGATGCAAATGGCTAAAATATCTTCTGCTTTATATGATTATCAATCAAATAAAAAGTTATTCTATGTACCAATTCTTACATCTCCTACTACCGGTGGGGTGACAGCTAGTTTTGGTATGTTGGGGGATATCATTATTGCCGAACCCAATGCCTACATTGCCTTTGCGGGTAAAAGAGTAATTGAACAAACATTGAATAAAACAGTACCCGAGGGTTCACAAGCGGCCGAGTATTTATTCCAGAAAGGCTTATTCGATCTAATCGTACCACGTAATCCTTTAAAAAGCGTTCTGAGTGAGTTATTTCAACTACACACTTTCTTTCCTTTGAATCAAAATTAGAACATTAAGTTCAATTATTTTGAGCAAACAAGTAATTAGTTTATCGGAATCCAAGTTAAAATTAGACGAATGGGGTTTTCTTTGTTGGCATAAGATCTAATTATATAAAGAATAAAAAGTCACAGAAAATCCGCCCCTTTTTCTATATTCCTGATTATTGATCAAGAAGCCTCTATTAACAAGATAAAAGATGAAATTCTTATTTTCGTGAAATTAGGCAAATCAAAAAAAATATACTCTTCTcgtcatatataatgaaaatctataaaatatagaattttttcttttttttatatctTACGATAATCCTATTTTGACTAAGAATCCCTGATGGATGGGATTCTAACAAACCCTTCAATATATTCAATATAAATAGAATCTAATTAATTTTTAAGAAACTTTTTGCTTAGTAAATGAAATTCGAAGACAAGagcaaaaaatgaagaaaataatatCTCATCCATATCCTTTCaaatctttcatgtagaaagATCAAAAACTACATTATATACTCACTTAGATAGATACTTATATTTATACTTAATAGCTattaagtaataataataattccaATTTAGAATTATCAAATTATAATAAGATATCTTTATATATAATAAGATAtctttatattataaatataaaatataaataataataacaggTACaaattgttacaatgaaggcaccatgtaaatttgcatggtaattcacacccgctttgtgatcctcggcatcccagtcacaaacaagaggggcatatcgagatttaaacatgccattgaatagcttcaatgaatctcatccaaacctaggaattctcaaaaacacttaggactaatagtttaagttttgtgatggagaattagtgaatcgttattcacttaccttcaatttatttgcatgttagattacggcatcccttttctagtatgtaaatgttattgttggatcctagccctaattttcttattaggTGATctttagggattcttattctaatctatctttgtccttttctaattatagatgtcgaacgcaaacaacgctgctgctagttctttcacgttgatgagcctttgccaaaaggtcaccttcgatggaacgaactttagcgaatggataagatacattcgcaccattgctcgctatgaggataaggagtatgtcctcgatgagaagctcgagaaaatcaaccccgaaattgctactcccgctgaaatcaccgcctttgaaactcatgagcgagatgcaacgaaggtacattgcatcatgatcgccaccatgaactccgaattccaaaagtcctacgaggacatgtacccgtatgagatgcatcaagacttattggagaggtaccaccaaaacgcgagacaagagaggtacgagattttcactaacatgatttccgcaaagatgggtcatggagaatctcttaccgtgcacttgcaaaagatgcaaaggtatgtcgaccgccttcgcaagttaaatgttgacttcggtgaggatttggcgatcgacatggtgcttcactctttgcctccgatgtacaatcaatttaggatgacctaccacatgaacaaagaagaggtcaccctaagcaagctccaaggtctcttgagggttgctgagagcaacttcaaagacaagtctgttgcacctactcccaatccacccgctgctcctgtcttggctattggacaagggaagggtaagaagaggaaagcttcatcgaagaactatcgcaaggtgaaagcccgagatggtgcctcttctagtgggaccaaagttgatcccgccaagccctgctctaacccgaaggaggcagagtgccaccactgccacaagataggacattggaagagaagctgcccggattacctgcaagcaatcaaagaaggaaagatcaagccatctttcgcaggtatatatacaatcaaatctaacgattctaatcatgttatttcttgggttcttgataccggttgtggttaccacatttgttctaatgtgcagggactaagaagaagtaaggatgtggagcaaggaaggatcaatctaatcatggggaacagaagatcgtcgcctgtgaccaagattggagtgtattccttagtgcttaggaatagtttagttttagatttgaacaattgttgctattcgcctgaaatggcaagaaacatcatttcatttcatggtttatatagacaaggatttagattttcttttaataatgagaatggttctattttggcttatctaaatggtgtcttttactttgaagctat
This window encodes:
- the LOC128127783 gene encoding acetyl-coenzyme A carboxylase carboxyl transferase subunit beta, chloroplastic-like, encoding MINNNSSNENSSNENSSNENSSNDYISSSISSQSENSSQNEDITTSDQTIPESSTHMGVTQQYRHLWVQCENCYGLNYKKFFKSKMHLCEQCGYHLKMSSSDRIELLIDPGTWEPMDEDMVSLDPIEFHSEEEPYKNRIDSYQRNTGLTEAVQTGRGQLNGITVAIGVMDFQFMGGSMGSVVGEKITRLIEYATKEFLPLIIVCASGGARMQEGSVSLMQMAKISSALYDYQSNKKLFYVPILTSPTTGGVTASFGMLGDIIIAEPNAYIAFAGKRVIEQTLNKTVPEGSQAAEYLFQKGLFDLIVPRNPLKSVLSELFQLHTFFPLNQN